A window of the Candidatus Poribacteria bacterium genome harbors these coding sequences:
- a CDS encoding type II secretion system protein, with amino-acid sequence MKRESGFTLLEVLLVATLLGMIVAVIVPNLGVGFRIWSSTDESMSIIQDSR; translated from the coding sequence GTGAAGAGGGAATCAGGTTTCACGCTACTTGAAGTCCTGCTTGTGGCGACTCTGCTGGGCATGATCGTCGCCGTGATAGTGCCGAACCTAGGCGTAGGATTTCGGATATGGAGTTCGACCGATGAATCCATGAGCATAATCCAAGATTCCAGG